In the genome of Magnetococcus sp. PR-3, the window TAAGGGGCTTTATCAAACACTGTTTTTTAAAGAGTGATGCGATGTCTTGTGTTGCTCTTATGATTCTTATGCATGGTTGATTTTAAGATTAGTTAAAGAAGGTTTGAAATAATTAAATAAGAGCTACGAATATTATCCGGTGTAATTTGACCATTACTTAATCAAAAAGTTAGAAATATGAAATGAAAGTGAGTATATGCAGTATATAGACAGCCTATATAAGGACTGGTGCTGAACGTGAAAGGTTCTTTAGAGCCGTTATTGATACACAAAGTCTGGTTCTAGAATTAAAGCTTACTGAATATATATAAGTCTCATATTGCATGTATCCCTTAAATAAAGCATGGGAAACTAGACAGCTATGCGTGTTTGTTCTATGTGTTCTGGTGTTTTATAAGTGGCCATCATTATTAAAAAAAGCAAAAATGGAATAAAAGCTATAAGAAGTAATGAGAGGTAGGGGCAGTATTAAAAGAACAAAAAACAGACCTTGTTATGTGGATAATGTACTTAAGAGCCGAAAATCACCTGATTAAAACACACCATATTAGAGAAGCAAGCGCTGAACAGTGTTTTATTGCAAACAATAAAAAAGCTACGTTAAGGTTTTTTGGGCTATCTCCTCGCACAAAGGCAGGTATGGTCTGCAAGAGTTCTTTAAGAGATCCTATGGTCTGGTTGTATCAGGAAAGTGAATTGTTTGAAGGCTAGAGTGAGTGCTTCTAGGTTCTGTATAGCGGAAACGCCATGGGTAGAATTAAAGATTTATGAAGTACCTAAAGCCTCTTGTCAGTCTATGTATGGAGACCTTTGCAAAATTCCTGATTGCGGCCTGATTTGTTAAAATAAGCCATCATTTGAGCATTCAGGAGGTGGCCATGTCCCAGGAACGGCAAGTGAGCTTCGGAGAGATTGAACATTTATACCGTTGCAAGCGCAAACCGGAACAACTAACCCAGATTGATGAGCAGTCGGCCTGCACCACCGTTTCCTACTCTAATGATGTTCAAGGCTCTTCTGCTTCAACAGTGGTTCACCCTATCCGATCCAGAATTGGAACTTGCTATTGCAGATCGCCGTTCCTTTGAGCATTTTATCGGTCTAAGTGGCGACATGGATGTTCCCAATGCCAGCACCATTTAGCGTTTCCGGGAACGTTTGATTGAGCGCCATAAAATGCTTCCATTTTTCGTGGAATTCAACCGCCAACTGGAAGAGAAGGGGTTGATACTTAAACGAGGAACGCTTATCGATGCCTCTCTGATTCAAGCGGATCGTCGCCCACCACCCAAGAAGCAGGATGACGAGCAAGCCGAACCCAAGGATCCCGGTGCCAAGTGGACAGTTAAGGCGAACAAACCTCACTACGGCTACAAGGCCCATGCTGCCGTGGATCTGGATTCTAAACGCATTTGGGGCATCGAGCTGACCTCGGCCAATGTTGGCGATTCAATCATGTATCAACGACCTGATCCAAGATGATGAACAGTCTGTATTTGCCGACAAGGGTTACTGTTTTTGCGTTTCAGCAGACAATTGATGAGGTGAAGTTGCTTTTTTCAAAGGTCTCATTTTAGTGAGAGTCGTTTCTTAAACTGTCTATTCGAGTTTTATTACGATCTTTCAACGTAATACGTTGCTACCTCCCTTTGATCATTATGGTGTTTAGAATGTTCACTTTATATTTGAACTTCTGCTGTGTATTTAGCGTGGTTAATATGTGAAATGATCAGGTGATTCATGAGTTTATGGGACATAAAGCGATACATTATTTTAAGTAAAAAGTTTTTTTGCCCTGTTATAAAGAAATCCTAATCATGTTAATAGGGGAGAAGTTATACAAAGAATAAGCCTCTACAGTGCTAATTATTTTCAAAAGGTAGTCGTTAAAGATTGTTA includes:
- a CDS encoding transposase; protein product: MSSRPAPPFPTLMMFKALLLQQWFTLSDPELELAIADRRSFEHFIGLSGDMDVPNASTI
- a CDS encoding transposase — encoded protein: MLPFFVEFNRQLEEKGLILKRGTLIDASLIQADRRPPPKKQDDEQAEPKDPGAKWTVKANKPHYGYKAHAAVDLDSKRIWGIELTSANVGDSIMYQRPDPR